A genomic stretch from Heliangelus exortis chromosome 16, bHelExo1.hap1, whole genome shotgun sequence includes:
- the LOC139803783 gene encoding BPI fold-containing family B member 3-like isoform X2: MGYSMQVISRRQGRRWRDPSAPELGQPLGAEMASSWALLLLCSHLALSQGRGIVVSVSKTEVDGFRESQVRRDQQKVPAGGALVGNLLKKNGPLGGLLGRGGVVGGLLGKDGAVGSLLGKDGAVGSLLGKDGVVGGLLGKDGVVGGLLGKDGAVGSLLGKDGAVGSLLGKDGAVGSLLGKDGVVGGLLGKDGVVGGLLGKDGAVGSLLGKDGAVGSLLGKDGVVGGLLGKDGAVGNLLGQDGLLGGLLGGNGAVGNLLGQDGLLGGLLGGNGAVGNLLGQDGLLGGLLGGNGAVGNLLGQDGLLGGVLDRDGVLGGVLGKDGILDGLLGKDGILDGLLGKDGLVDGLLDAVLELLIGENGILGKNGLVGSLLGGNNGDDTGLRILNNTLPKVTLRSLPGFGHEVGFKTQLLVEVTSALGRDLCVQVDADVTMQVQDNLGTRQNTQDCQTDSINIRVRPNVALLDQPLKRLLSESLREVGCNILSAGLRVLSSLLGSRASVLPLRALGDVPPFSILSQDAIQMELNLLGRDSPARGPLATARLLLATGCPARLSLPRGVLDVLLGQAASAFDVSITSTMVPRGVSLSTEAILPLVPQLARVLPASLPLELRVQVADEPVVTVRGQKATTTLKATIDVTLPTVASSQKLLFSIDTDIMLNIIPSISDGKLQLSLELDSINLTRAPRGLDPHSVSSLADWIQRVLRASYIPTVNDSLSLSVSLPNILNTNLGSIELEITEADSFPDQGSLEEYCPGGPLSQLTL, from the exons ATGGGATACTCCATGCAGGTCATCTCCAGAAGACAGGGACGTCGCTGGAGAGACCCTTCTGCTCCAGAGCTTGGTCAG CCACTAGGAGCAGAGATGGCTTCCTCCTgggctctcctcctcctctgcagccacCTGGCCCTTTCACAGGGACGTGGAATCGTGGTCTCAGTTTCCAAAACTGAGGTAGATG gttttagaGAGTCACAAGTCAGACGTGACCAGCAGAAGGTTCCAGCTGGTGGAGCTCTGGTTGGTAATCTCCTCAAAAAAAATGGTCCTCTTGGTGGTCTCCTTGGCAGAGGTGGTGTCGTTGGTGGTCTCCTTG GCAAAGATGGTGCTGTTGGCAGTCTCTTAGGCAAAGATGGTGCTGTTGGCAGTCTCCTTGGAAAAGATGGTGTCGTTGGTGGTCTCCTAGGCAAAGATGGTGTCGTTGGTGGTCTCCTTGGCAAAGATGGTGCTGTTGGCAGTCTCCTGGGCAAAGATGGTGCTGTTGGCAGTCTCTTAGGCAAAGATGGTGCTGTTGGCAGTCTCCTTGGAAAAGATGGTGTCGTTGGTGGTCTCCTTGGCAAAGATGGTGTCGTTGGTGGTCTCCTTGGCAAAGATGGTGCTGTTGGCAGTCTCCTGGGCAAAGATGGTGCTGTTGGAAGTCTCCTAGGCAAAGATGGTGTCGTTGGTGGTCTCCTTGGCAAAGATGGTGCTGTTGGCAACCTCCTGGGTCAAGATGGTCTCCTTGGTGGTCTTCTTGGAGGAAACGGTGCTGTTGGCAACCTCCTTGGTCAAGATGGTCTCCTTGGTGGTCTTCTTGGAGGAAACGGTGCTGTTGGCAACCTCCTTGGTCAAGATGGTCTCCTTGGTGGTCTTCTTGGAGGAAACGGTGCTGTTGGCAACCTCCTTGGTCAAGATGGTCTCCTTGGTGGTGTCCTTGACAGAGATGGTGTCCTGGGTGGTGTCCTTGGCAAAGATGGCATCCTTGACGGTCTCCTTGGCAAAGATGGCATCCTTGATGGTCTCCTTGGCAAAGATGGTCTTGTTGATGGTCTCCTTGATGCTGTCCTTGAACTTCTCATTGGCGAAAATGGTATTCTTGGTAAAAATGGTCTTGTTGGCAGCCTCCTTGGTGGAAACAACGGTGATGACACAGG GCTGAGAATCCTCAACAACACCCTTCCCAAGGTCACCCTGCGCTCCCTGCCTGGCTTTGGCCATGAGGTGGGCTTCAAGACCCAGCTGCTGGTAGAGGTCACCAG CGCATTGGGCAGGGACCTCTGCGTGCAGGTGGATGCAGATGTTACCATGCAGGTCCAGGACAATCTGGGGACTCGCCAGAACACTCAGGACTGCCAGACTGACAGCATAAACATCCGTGTGAG ACCCAATGTGGCCCTCCTGGATCAGCCTCTGAAACGCCTCCTGAGCGAGTCCCTGCGTGAGGTG ggctgcaaCATCCTCAGCGCCGGGCTGCGtgtgctcagctccctgctcgGCTCCAGGGCCT CTGTGCTCCCACTCCGGGCCCTGGGGGATGTGCCGCCCTTCTCCATCCTCAGCCAAGATGCCATCCAGATGGAGCTGAAC ctcctgggcagggaCTCCCCTGCACGTGGACCACTGGCCACCGCCCGCCTGCTGCTGGCCACCGGCTGCCCCGCCCGGCTGAGCCTCCCCCGGGGTGTCCTGGATGTCCTCCTGGGGCAGGCAGCCTCAGCCTTCGACGTCAGCATCACCAGCACCATG GTCCCCAGGGGTGTCTCGCTGTCCACAGAAGCCATCCTGCCACTCGTCCCCCAG ctcgCCAGGGTcctcccagcatccctgcccctGGAGCTGCGTGTGCAGGTGGCTGATGAGCCAGTGGTGACCGTGAGGGGACAAAAAGCCACCACCACCCTCAAGGCCACCATCGATGTCACCCTTCCCACTGTGGCATCCTCCCAGAAGCTCCTCTTCTCCATCGACACG GACATCATGCTGAACATCATCCCATCAATCTCTGATGGCAAACTCCAGTTGTCCCTGGAGCTGGACAG CATCAACCTGACACGGGCACCCCGGGGACTCGACCCTCACAGT GTCTCCTCACTTGCAGATTGGATCCAGAGGGTTCTCAGAGCCTCCTACATCCCCACTGTGAATG ACTCCTTGAGCCTCTCAGTCTCTCTGCCCAACATCCTCAACACCAACCTGGGGAGCATCGAGCTGGAAATCACTGAG GCAGACAGCTTTCCTGACCAGGGTTCTCTGGAAGAGTACTGCCCGGGAGGTCCCTTGTCCCAGCTCACCCTctga
- the LOC139803783 gene encoding BPI fold-containing family B member 3-like isoform X1, which translates to MGYSMQVISRRQGRRWRDPSAPELGQPLGAEMASSWALLLLCSHLALSQGRGIVVSVSKTEVDGFRESQVRRDQQKVPAGGALVGNLLKKNGPLGGLLGRGGVVGGLLGKDGAVGSLLGKDGAVGSLLGKDGAVGSLLGKDGAVGSLLGKDGVVGGLLGKDGVVGGLLGKDGAVGSLLGKDGAVGSLLGKDGAVGSLLGKDGVVGGLLGKDGVVGGLLGKDGAVGSLLGKDGAVGSLLGKDGVVGGLLGKDGAVGNLLGQDGLLGGLLGGNGAVGNLLGQDGLLGGLLGGNGAVGNLLGQDGLLGGLLGGNGAVGNLLGQDGLLGGVLDRDGVLGGVLGKDGILDGLLGKDGILDGLLGKDGLVDGLLDAVLELLIGENGILGKNGLVGSLLGGNNGDDTGLRILNNTLPKVTLRSLPGFGHEVGFKTQLLVEVTSALGRDLCVQVDADVTMQVQDNLGTRQNTQDCQTDSINIRVRPNVALLDQPLKRLLSESLREVGCNILSAGLRVLSSLLGSRASVLPLRALGDVPPFSILSQDAIQMELNLLGRDSPARGPLATARLLLATGCPARLSLPRGVLDVLLGQAASAFDVSITSTMVPRGVSLSTEAILPLVPQLARVLPASLPLELRVQVADEPVVTVRGQKATTTLKATIDVTLPTVASSQKLLFSIDTDIMLNIIPSISDGKLQLSLELDSINLTRAPRGLDPHSVSSLADWIQRVLRASYIPTVNDSLSLSVSLPNILNTNLGSIELEITEADSFPDQGSLEEYCPGGPLSQLTL; encoded by the exons ATGGGATACTCCATGCAGGTCATCTCCAGAAGACAGGGACGTCGCTGGAGAGACCCTTCTGCTCCAGAGCTTGGTCAG CCACTAGGAGCAGAGATGGCTTCCTCCTgggctctcctcctcctctgcagccacCTGGCCCTTTCACAGGGACGTGGAATCGTGGTCTCAGTTTCCAAAACTGAGGTAGATG gttttagaGAGTCACAAGTCAGACGTGACCAGCAGAAGGTTCCAGCTGGTGGAGCTCTGGTTGGTAATCTCCTCAAAAAAAATGGTCCTCTTGGTGGTCTCCTTGGCAGAGGTGGTGTCGTTGGTGGTCTCCTTGGCAAAGATGGTGCTGTTGGAAGTCTCCTTGGCAAAGATGGTGCTGTTGGAAGTCTCCTAGGCAAAGATGGTGCTGTTGGCAGTCTCTTAGGCAAAGATGGTGCTGTTGGCAGTCTCCTTGGAAAAGATGGTGTCGTTGGTGGTCTCCTAGGCAAAGATGGTGTCGTTGGTGGTCTCCTTGGCAAAGATGGTGCTGTTGGCAGTCTCCTGGGCAAAGATGGTGCTGTTGGCAGTCTCTTAGGCAAAGATGGTGCTGTTGGCAGTCTCCTTGGAAAAGATGGTGTCGTTGGTGGTCTCCTTGGCAAAGATGGTGTCGTTGGTGGTCTCCTTGGCAAAGATGGTGCTGTTGGCAGTCTCCTGGGCAAAGATGGTGCTGTTGGAAGTCTCCTAGGCAAAGATGGTGTCGTTGGTGGTCTCCTTGGCAAAGATGGTGCTGTTGGCAACCTCCTGGGTCAAGATGGTCTCCTTGGTGGTCTTCTTGGAGGAAACGGTGCTGTTGGCAACCTCCTTGGTCAAGATGGTCTCCTTGGTGGTCTTCTTGGAGGAAACGGTGCTGTTGGCAACCTCCTTGGTCAAGATGGTCTCCTTGGTGGTCTTCTTGGAGGAAACGGTGCTGTTGGCAACCTCCTTGGTCAAGATGGTCTCCTTGGTGGTGTCCTTGACAGAGATGGTGTCCTGGGTGGTGTCCTTGGCAAAGATGGCATCCTTGACGGTCTCCTTGGCAAAGATGGCATCCTTGATGGTCTCCTTGGCAAAGATGGTCTTGTTGATGGTCTCCTTGATGCTGTCCTTGAACTTCTCATTGGCGAAAATGGTATTCTTGGTAAAAATGGTCTTGTTGGCAGCCTCCTTGGTGGAAACAACGGTGATGACACAGG GCTGAGAATCCTCAACAACACCCTTCCCAAGGTCACCCTGCGCTCCCTGCCTGGCTTTGGCCATGAGGTGGGCTTCAAGACCCAGCTGCTGGTAGAGGTCACCAG CGCATTGGGCAGGGACCTCTGCGTGCAGGTGGATGCAGATGTTACCATGCAGGTCCAGGACAATCTGGGGACTCGCCAGAACACTCAGGACTGCCAGACTGACAGCATAAACATCCGTGTGAG ACCCAATGTGGCCCTCCTGGATCAGCCTCTGAAACGCCTCCTGAGCGAGTCCCTGCGTGAGGTG ggctgcaaCATCCTCAGCGCCGGGCTGCGtgtgctcagctccctgctcgGCTCCAGGGCCT CTGTGCTCCCACTCCGGGCCCTGGGGGATGTGCCGCCCTTCTCCATCCTCAGCCAAGATGCCATCCAGATGGAGCTGAAC ctcctgggcagggaCTCCCCTGCACGTGGACCACTGGCCACCGCCCGCCTGCTGCTGGCCACCGGCTGCCCCGCCCGGCTGAGCCTCCCCCGGGGTGTCCTGGATGTCCTCCTGGGGCAGGCAGCCTCAGCCTTCGACGTCAGCATCACCAGCACCATG GTCCCCAGGGGTGTCTCGCTGTCCACAGAAGCCATCCTGCCACTCGTCCCCCAG ctcgCCAGGGTcctcccagcatccctgcccctGGAGCTGCGTGTGCAGGTGGCTGATGAGCCAGTGGTGACCGTGAGGGGACAAAAAGCCACCACCACCCTCAAGGCCACCATCGATGTCACCCTTCCCACTGTGGCATCCTCCCAGAAGCTCCTCTTCTCCATCGACACG GACATCATGCTGAACATCATCCCATCAATCTCTGATGGCAAACTCCAGTTGTCCCTGGAGCTGGACAG CATCAACCTGACACGGGCACCCCGGGGACTCGACCCTCACAGT GTCTCCTCACTTGCAGATTGGATCCAGAGGGTTCTCAGAGCCTCCTACATCCCCACTGTGAATG ACTCCTTGAGCCTCTCAGTCTCTCTGCCCAACATCCTCAACACCAACCTGGGGAGCATCGAGCTGGAAATCACTGAG GCAGACAGCTTTCCTGACCAGGGTTCTCTGGAAGAGTACTGCCCGGGAGGTCCCTTGTCCCAGCTCACCCTctga